Proteins found in one Mustela lutreola isolate mMusLut2 chromosome 10, mMusLut2.pri, whole genome shotgun sequence genomic segment:
- the LOC131809982 gene encoding keratin, type I cytoskeletal 18-like encodes MSFTTHSTFSSNYRSLGSMQSPSHWVRPVSSAANVYAGAGGSGSRISVSRSTSFRGGWGSGGLATGLAAGMARGLAGIGGMQGEKETMQDLNDRLASYLERVRSLEADNQRLEVRIREHLEKKGPQVRDWGHYFKTIEELRSQIFASSVDNARIVLQIDNARLAADDFRVKYETELAMRQSVESDIHGLRKVIDDTNVTRLQLETEIEALKEELLFMKKNHEEEVKGLQNQIANSGLTVELDAPKSQDLSKIMADIRAQYDELARKNREELDKYWSQQIEESTTVITTQTSEIGEAEMTLTELRRTSQSLEINLDSMRNLKASLENSLREVETRYAMQMEQLNGVLLHLESELSQTRAEGQRQALEYEALLNVKVKLEAEIATYRRLLEDGEDFNLSDALDSSSSMQTIQKTTTRKIVDGKVVSETNDTKVLRR; translated from the coding sequence ATGAGCTTCACCACCCACTCCACCTTCTCTTCCAACTATCGGTCCCTGGGCTCCATGCAGTCGCCCAGCCACTGGGTCCGGCCTGTCAGCAGCGCGGCCAACGTCTATGCAGGCGCCGGAGGCTCAGGCTCCCGGATCTCTGTATCCCGCTCCACCAGCTTCCGGGGCGGTTGGGGGTCCGGGGGCCTGGCCACGGGGTTGGCCGCCGGGATGGCCAGGGGTCTGGCCGGCATAGGGGGCATGCAGGGCGAGAAGGAGACCATGCAAGACCTGAATGACCGCCTGGCCTCCTACCTGGAGAGGGTGAGGAGCCTGGAGGCAGATAATCAGAGACTGGAGGTGAGAATCCGGGAACACCTGGAGAAGAAGGGACCCCAGGTCAGAGACTGGGGGCATTACTTCAAGACCATCGAGGAGCTAAGGTCTCAGATTTTTGCAAGTTCTGTGGACAATGCCCGCATCGTTCTGCAGATTGACAATGCCCGTCTTGCTGCTGATGACTTCAGAGTCAAGTATGAGACGGAACTGGCCATGCGCCAGTCCGTGGAGAGTGACATCCACGGGCTCCGCAAGGTCATCGATGACACCAATGTCACTAGGCTGCAGCTGGAGACAGAGATTGAGGCTCTCAAGGAGGAGTTGCTCTTTATGAAGAAGAACCATGAGGAGGAAGTAAAGGGTCTACAAAACCAAATTGCCAACTCTGGGTTGACCGTGGAGTTGGATGCCCCCAAGTCTCAGGACCTCAGCAAGATCATGGCAGACATCCGGGCCCAGTATGATGAGCTGGCTCGGAAGAACCGAGAGGAGCTGGACAAATACTGGTCCCAGCAGATTGAGGAAAGCACCACAGTGATCACCACACAGACCTCAGAGATAGGAGAGGCTGAGATGACCCTCACGGAGCTGAGACGTACCTCCCAGTCCTTGGAGATCAACCTGGATTCGATGAGAAACCTGAAGGCCAGCTTAGAGAACAGCCTCAGGGAGGTCGAAACCCGCTACGCCATGCAGATGGAGCAGCTCAACGGGGTCCTGCTGCACCTGGAGTCTGAACTGTCCCAGACCCGGGCAGAGGGGCAGCGCCAGGCCCTGGAGTACGAAGCCCTGTTGAATGTCAAGGTCAAGCTGGAGGCTGAGATAGCTACCTACCGTCGCCTGCTGGAAGATGGGGAGGACTTCAATCTCAGTGACGCCCTGGACAGCAGCAGCTCCATGCAAACCATCCAGAAAACCACTACCCGCAAGATTGTGGACGGCAAGGTCGTGTCTGAGACCAATGACACCAAAGTTCTGAGGCGttga